A genomic window from Bdellovibrio sp. SKB1291214 includes:
- a CDS encoding OmpA family protein: MKKLIIAAILCTGAFAQAQEQSATTSTLTFGREATEAAPRGVLPFIGLGGGYTGYDQSDVQDVEGTPSTIKLLGSWYLESPWVFDVGYGVNNQQFSHSTALDTGSSDGAVELAARYRTDNRWQIGVIANQFFNQGANYASSQADAQFAGLQVLKEFNMSPAWLARLGARAMSETSNTGNLVMMYLVDLQIGWNPNAYKTSVRSTASEETMVQDEEFVADEDVAAPARPVAQAQPEPILNDVAMSSLIAGNQSITFNTSQVALSNTDQQKMQRLAQALDEHSDLYERVEVRGYTDSSGSPQLNERLSQRRADTVASALERYGLDSSKISAVGKGSEDSLGSKNADRRAELVFIGVKDEEALRSALSSIE; encoded by the coding sequence ATGAAAAAGCTCATTATAGCCGCCATACTTTGCACAGGGGCTTTTGCCCAAGCACAAGAACAATCAGCAACAACAAGTACCCTAACATTTGGGCGTGAGGCCACTGAAGCAGCACCTCGCGGTGTCCTTCCATTCATCGGATTGGGCGGTGGTTATACAGGTTATGACCAAAGCGACGTCCAAGACGTCGAAGGGACTCCCTCAACAATTAAATTGTTGGGTTCGTGGTACTTGGAAAGTCCATGGGTATTCGATGTGGGTTACGGTGTGAACAACCAACAATTCTCTCACTCGACGGCTCTGGATACAGGCAGTTCTGATGGCGCGGTTGAGCTCGCAGCTCGTTATCGCACAGACAATCGCTGGCAAATCGGTGTGATTGCCAATCAATTCTTCAATCAAGGCGCTAACTACGCTTCATCACAAGCTGATGCTCAATTCGCAGGTTTGCAAGTGTTGAAAGAGTTCAATATGTCTCCTGCATGGCTCGCACGTCTGGGGGCTCGTGCCATGAGCGAAACAAGCAACACTGGTAACTTAGTTATGATGTATCTGGTGGACTTGCAAATCGGTTGGAATCCGAACGCTTATAAAACATCAGTTAGATCAACTGCATCCGAAGAAACAATGGTTCAGGATGAAGAGTTTGTCGCTGATGAAGATGTAGCTGCTCCTGCTCGTCCGGTGGCGCAAGCACAACCAGAGCCAATTTTGAATGATGTGGCGATGTCGAGCCTTATTGCCGGCAATCAATCCATCACTTTCAATACATCTCAGGTAGCACTATCAAACACCGACCAACAAAAAATGCAAAGATTGGCTCAAGCCCTAGATGAGCATTCTGATCTATATGAACGTGTTGAGGTGCGTGGTTACACAGACTCTTCAGGTTCTCCACAACTCAATGAACGACTCTCACAACGTCGCGCAGACACAGTGGCAAGCGCCCTTGAAAGATATGGTCTGGATTCTTCAAAAATTTCAGCGGTAGGTAAAGGCTCTGAAGACTCTTTGGGAAGCAAAAATGCGGACCGCAGAGCTGAGCTTGTATTTATCGGTGTGAAAGATGAAGAAGCACTTCGCAGTGCCCTTTCATCGATCGAATAG
- a CDS encoding alpha/beta hydrolase family protein, whose amino-acid sequence MVSLRTAIIALSFVVLSTEALAQVSIINQEQNDSEFLLELTKAVDPTATSVLGILNRVPKAENNKDVAPECDPKFFEDQLLSKKRTTEEYFKAVKQFMNDCQSELAYGSPKGILSLAKMAVDEYKFFKHPQVTSLQIPLSNGVVVPAIVALKQDSRPRPLVVMKCGVFCGADQNAFNVTHLIQLFDLAPFNVVLLANQTGLDYLIANSHFSLGGWSEGYEALLAGKWLREKWAHRDRISSMHLMGMSLGGNAAVFGAAFNDMYPMGNGQKVYNSATAVCPVISLKPTLEHLYSDNVIGPVFNMMTRSQFRKARGYLTDIPEMVADDQLPARKQMPSYLGDMASTSLQRRGIASTTPEFFKSNNFWNLPNKVQTPLMVWASKDDNVVSNKLNAQVFETDDYYETAPNVGVVNAKYGSHCAFSAAYGYQTAALMLRSFVLHNSPEFVDSYKRSEMPWKFGFKKISSVYQHVGQSWKFEAKSQKASVTFRMYNFVANKNCYFKNPFGDEVAGCITTRQIDVPISEIAPMGARVPANDVEAQALTREFNSKVEFLTDGKPMNGTSSSNFVLSWRPLFE is encoded by the coding sequence ATGGTTTCCTTAAGAACCGCAATTATCGCATTATCTTTCGTCGTGTTGAGCACTGAAGCTCTGGCGCAAGTCTCGATAATCAATCAGGAACAGAATGATTCTGAATTCCTGTTGGAATTGACTAAGGCTGTGGATCCAACCGCGACCTCGGTCCTTGGAATTCTTAACCGAGTTCCAAAAGCGGAAAATAATAAGGATGTCGCTCCTGAGTGCGATCCTAAGTTTTTCGAAGATCAACTTCTATCAAAAAAACGTACAACGGAAGAATACTTTAAAGCCGTTAAACAGTTCATGAATGATTGCCAGTCTGAGTTGGCTTATGGATCTCCAAAGGGGATTTTGAGTCTGGCTAAGATGGCAGTGGATGAGTATAAATTTTTTAAGCATCCCCAAGTCACAAGTCTGCAAATTCCATTATCAAACGGTGTTGTGGTACCTGCTATTGTAGCGCTTAAACAAGATTCTCGACCTCGTCCACTGGTCGTCATGAAGTGTGGGGTTTTTTGTGGTGCTGACCAGAACGCCTTTAACGTCACTCACTTAATTCAGTTGTTCGACTTGGCTCCATTTAACGTCGTGTTATTAGCGAATCAGACCGGTTTGGACTATCTGATCGCCAACTCCCACTTTTCATTGGGCGGATGGAGTGAGGGCTATGAAGCTTTGTTGGCTGGTAAATGGCTTCGTGAAAAATGGGCCCATCGTGACCGTATTTCTAGTATGCACTTAATGGGCATGAGCTTAGGTGGAAATGCAGCCGTATTCGGCGCGGCCTTTAACGACATGTATCCAATGGGAAATGGACAAAAAGTTTATAACTCAGCGACAGCGGTGTGCCCGGTTATTTCCTTAAAGCCCACTTTGGAGCATCTATATAGTGATAATGTTATTGGTCCCGTGTTTAATATGATGACTCGCTCTCAGTTCCGAAAGGCTCGGGGCTATTTGACGGATATTCCCGAAATGGTTGCGGATGACCAATTGCCTGCACGAAAGCAGATGCCATCATACCTGGGCGATATGGCTTCCACCTCTTTACAAAGACGTGGTATCGCAAGCACAACACCGGAATTTTTTAAGAGTAATAATTTTTGGAATTTACCTAATAAGGTCCAGACGCCTTTGATGGTATGGGCTTCAAAAGACGACAACGTTGTTAGTAACAAGTTAAATGCCCAAGTTTTTGAAACGGATGACTATTATGAAACCGCACCGAATGTGGGGGTGGTTAATGCGAAATATGGTAGTCATTGTGCATTCTCGGCGGCATACGGTTATCAAACGGCGGCTCTGATGCTAAGAAGCTTTGTTCTGCACAACAGTCCAGAGTTTGTAGACTCGTATAAACGTTCGGAAATGCCTTGGAAGTTTGGTTTTAAAAAAATCTCAAGCGTCTATCAACATGTGGGTCAGTCTTGGAAGTTCGAAGCTAAATCCCAAAAGGCCTCTGTGACATTTCGAATGTATAACTTTGTCGCGAATAAAAATTGTTATTTTAAGAATCCATTCGGTGATGAAGTGGCCGGTTGTATAACGACTCGCCAAATTGATGTTCCGATTTCTGAAATTGCACCTATGGGCGCCCGTGTCCCTGCAAATGACGTGGAAGCTCAGGCGTTGACGCGTGAATTTAACTCGAAGGTGGAATTTTTAACAGATGGAAAACCTATGAATGGGACCAGTAGCTCGAATTTTGTGTTGAGCTGGCGTCCGTTATTTGAGTAA